A DNA window from Phycisphaerae bacterium contains the following coding sequences:
- a CDS encoding prepilin-type N-terminal cleavage/methylation domain-containing protein, giving the protein MKRKGFTLIELLVVVAIIALLISILLPSLSRARELAKRAVCASNLRGIGQGEHIYANDNAEWFPIHFFSGNGTSQPNIAPQLGAVNYPGTMGFDGTNVAATIRLPTGDPATVPGGQVFPANQNHVSRAMFLLVIAGQSTPGQFICPSSEDQEDPLRDEEMPAQQVAAQPGINRFDFRGYPFLSYGYQNPFGRRGKPRETLDTRMPINADKGPFYTSGTGTRDQVVNQAMPPTGGVFAGDALSIIRVSNDQWRPYNSRNHNEEGQNVLFVDGHVDFLRRPIEGVNQDNIYTAANNFIDLRGFYLGVVPGGQTPNTAPLVNTDSVIIP; this is encoded by the coding sequence GTGAAGAGAAAAGGTTTTACCCTCATTGAGCTGCTGGTGGTGGTGGCCATCATCGCGCTGCTCATCTCGATCCTGCTGCCGAGCTTGTCGCGGGCGCGCGAGCTGGCGAAGCGGGCGGTGTGTGCGTCGAACCTGCGTGGCATTGGTCAGGGCGAGCACATCTACGCCAACGACAACGCGGAATGGTTCCCGATCCACTTCTTCAGCGGCAACGGGACCAGCCAGCCGAACATCGCGCCGCAACTCGGCGCCGTGAACTATCCCGGCACGATGGGCTTCGACGGCACGAACGTGGCCGCCACCATTCGCCTGCCCACCGGCGACCCGGCCACCGTTCCGGGTGGTCAGGTGTTCCCGGCGAACCAGAACCACGTCAGCCGCGCGATGTTCCTGCTGGTGATTGCCGGCCAGAGCACGCCGGGCCAGTTCATCTGCCCGAGTTCGGAAGACCAGGAAGACCCGCTGCGTGATGAAGAGATGCCCGCCCAGCAGGTCGCGGCGCAGCCCGGCATCAACCGCTTCGACTTCCGCGGCTATCCGTTCCTGAGCTACGGCTACCAGAACCCGTTCGGCCGCCGCGGCAAGCCGCGCGAGACGCTCGACACGCGCATGCCGATCAACGCTGACAAGGGTCCGTTCTACACGTCGGGTACCGGCACGCGCGACCAGGTGGTGAATCAGGCGATGCCGCCGACCGGCGGCGTTTTTGCGGGCGACGCCCTGTCGATCATTCGCGTGTCGAACGACCAGTGGCGTCCGTACAACAGCCGGAACCACAATGAGGAAGGTCAGAACGTCCTGTTCGTCGACGGTCACGTGGACTTCCTGCGTCGTCCGATCGAGGGCGTGAACCAAGACAACATCTACACCGCGGCGAACAACTTCATTGACCTGCGGGGCTTCTACCTGGGTGTGGTTCCGGGTGGGCAGACCCCGAACACGGCGCCGCTGGTCAACACGGACTCGGTGATCATCCCGTAG